The genomic window GTTTTCAGCCCCGCGTGACGCCTACACGAAAAGTCTGGTGGAAGCGATTCCCGGCTGGGGAGGACGATGAGCGCTGCCGCAACAGCCACCCTCCGGCGTCGGCCGGAGGCGGCACGGCCGCGTCGAGGCGTAAAGGCATGATCGTTTCCTTCTTTTGAGAGGTCGCATGATGACGAAATTTTCTCCCTTTGAAGCATCCTACTGGTTCGCCTCGGCGCCGCCGCCGCCGGAAACCGGTTCGCTTGCCGGCGAAAAGACCGTCGATGTCTGTGTCGTTGGCGCCGGCTATACCGGGCTCACCACCGCCATCGAACTTGCCCGCAAGGGCGTCTCCGTCGCCGTTCTGGAGCGGCAGCAGATTGGCTATGGCGGCTCGGGGCGCAATGCCGGCCATTGCAGTCCGACCTTTTCATACTACGAGCTGGAAAAGATCCGTACGCTTCTCGGCGAGCCCTGGGCCGAGCGCCTCATCCGTCGCCAGACCCGCGCCGCCGATGTCGCCGCCGGCTATATCCGCGATTACGATATCGATTGCGAATGGGTTCAAAACGGTCTGGTCATCGGCGCCATGCGGCCGGGCCATGTTCCGCATCTGCGTCACAAGGTTGAAAGCTATAATGCCGCCGGGGCGAGAACGCGCCTGCTCGACCGCGACGAGGCAATTACCGCAACGGGCTCGCCGCGCCTGTATGGCGCCTGGCTGCATGAGGAAGGCGCCCATCTTCATCCGCTGAAATATGCGCGCGGGCTGGCGCGCGCCGCCATTCAGGAAGGCGTTGCCCTTTATACGAAGACATCGGCACAGGGCTGCGAAAAGCAGGGTGGCAAGTGGAAGGTCCGTTGCGAAAACGGTCATGTCCTTGCCGACAAGGTGATCTTCGCAACAGGGGCCTATACGGTGGATGGCTGGCCGAAACTGGACAAGACCTTCCGGATCCTGCCGGTCTATGTCTGCGCCACCAATCCACTTTCCGATGATGCCCGCAAGGCGGCGCTGCCACGCAACACCTCAATGATCGACGGACGCGGCGACTTCTACTGCTACAAGTGGACCGCCGATAACCGCATCGTTGCCTCCATGTTCCTGATGGGGCCGCGCGGGCGCGACC from Martelella sp. NC20 includes these protein-coding regions:
- a CDS encoding NAD(P)/FAD-dependent oxidoreductase; translated protein: MTKFSPFEASYWFASAPPPPETGSLAGEKTVDVCVVGAGYTGLTTAIELARKGVSVAVLERQQIGYGGSGRNAGHCSPTFSYYELEKIRTLLGEPWAERLIRRQTRAADVAAGYIRDYDIDCEWVQNGLVIGAMRPGHVPHLRHKVESYNAAGARTRLLDRDEAITATGSPRLYGAWLHEEGAHLHPLKYARGLARAAIQEGVALYTKTSAQGCEKQGGKWKVRCENGHVLADKVIFATGAYTVDGWPKLDKTFRILPVYVCATNPLSDDARKAALPRNTSMIDGRGDFYCYKWTADNRIVASMFLMGPRGRDLDYTKRVMTDRLKWLHPQITEDVRWDYFWFGELDMQYRTVPRLYSLAPGVVGLTGLSGRGVPTGTMLGGILSDWAMGVGEQDLDLRAEPLQKAPWWMDYGPNYKLREMRFVDNVMSRRGDVELPPHP